In the Streptomyces sp. f51 genome, one interval contains:
- a CDS encoding MFS transporter: MAALRERLAIPVLAFGGILMAVMQTVVVPLLPDLPRLTGASAGAVSWMVTATLLAGAVLTPVLGRAGDMYGKRRVLLMALGMMTVGSLMCALTSQIGILIVARALQGAAAAVVPLSISILRDELPPERTGSAVALMSSTVGIGAALGLPLAALVVQYANWHVMFWATTALGVFGTALAWWAVRESPVREPGRFDTPGALGLAAGLVCLLLAVSQGGTWGWTSPRILALFAACAAILALWWRQQLRAERPLVDLKLAARPRVALPHIAALLTGFSFYGNSLVTAQLVQAPTATGYGLGLSIVATGLCLLPGGVTMLLLSPVSARISAARGPRITLALGTAIIASGYVLRIADSRDLWAIILGATVCSIGTTFAYSALPTLILRAVPAGQTASANGVNVLMRTIGQAVCSAAVAAVLVHHTSLVAGAPVPTLHGYLLAFVMAGTVALVACAAALSIPADPASRETPRTGRPTGAPRDEALEGA, translated from the coding sequence ATGGCGGCCCTGCGCGAGCGGCTCGCGATCCCTGTCCTGGCGTTCGGCGGGATCCTCATGGCCGTCATGCAGACGGTCGTCGTCCCGCTGCTGCCCGATCTGCCCCGGCTGACCGGGGCCTCGGCGGGCGCGGTCTCCTGGATGGTGACGGCGACCCTGCTCGCCGGAGCGGTGCTCACCCCCGTCCTGGGCCGTGCCGGAGACATGTACGGCAAGCGGCGCGTGCTGCTCATGGCCCTCGGGATGATGACCGTCGGCTCGCTGATGTGCGCGCTGACCTCCCAGATCGGCATCCTGATCGTGGCCCGGGCGCTTCAGGGCGCGGCCGCCGCCGTCGTCCCGCTCTCGATCAGCATCCTGCGCGACGAGCTGCCGCCGGAGCGCACCGGTTCCGCCGTCGCGCTGATGAGCTCCACCGTGGGCATCGGCGCCGCCCTCGGCCTCCCGCTCGCCGCCCTCGTGGTGCAGTACGCCAACTGGCACGTCATGTTCTGGGCGACGACCGCGCTCGGCGTCTTCGGCACGGCACTGGCCTGGTGGGCGGTGCGCGAGTCGCCCGTACGGGAGCCCGGCCGCTTCGACACGCCGGGCGCGCTGGGCCTGGCCGCCGGTCTCGTGTGTCTGCTGCTCGCCGTGTCCCAGGGCGGCACCTGGGGCTGGACCAGCCCGAGGATCCTCGCCCTGTTCGCCGCCTGCGCCGCGATCCTCGCCCTGTGGTGGCGCCAGCAGCTGCGCGCCGAACGCCCCCTGGTCGACCTGAAGCTCGCCGCCCGCCCCCGGGTCGCCCTGCCCCACATCGCCGCGCTGCTGACCGGCTTCTCCTTCTACGGCAACTCGCTGGTCACCGCCCAGCTGGTACAGGCGCCCACGGCCACCGGCTACGGTCTGGGCCTGTCCATCGTGGCCACCGGCCTGTGCCTGCTGCCCGGCGGGGTGACGATGCTGCTGCTCTCGCCCGTCTCGGCGCGCATATCCGCGGCCCGCGGCCCCCGGATCACCCTGGCCCTCGGCACGGCGATCATCGCCTCCGGGTACGTCCTGCGGATCGCCGACAGCCGCGACCTGTGGGCGATCATCCTCGGCGCCACGGTCTGCTCGATCGGCACGACCTTCGCCTACTCCGCGCTCCCCACCCTGATCCTGCGTGCCGTGCCCGCCGGGCAGACCGCCTCGGCCAACGGCGTCAACGTGCTGATGCGCACCATCGGGCAGGCCGTGTGCAGTGCCGCCGTGGCCGCCGTGCTCGTGCACCACACGAGCCTGGTCGCGGGCGCGCCGGTGCCGACCCTGCACGGATATCTGCTGGCCTTCGTCATGGCGGGTACCGTCGCACTGGTGGCCTGTGCCGCCGCACTGTCGATACCCGCCGACCCCGCCTCCCGCGAGACCCCGCGAACCGGCCGCCCGACCGGCGCGCCCCGCGACGAGGCGCTCGAAGGAGCCTGA
- a CDS encoding FAD-dependent monooxygenase, whose protein sequence is MKIACVGGGPASLYFSILMKLQDPSHDITVHERNPAGSTYGWGVTYWAGLLDKLREGDPASALAVGENSVSWTDGVAHVGTRTTVAPGDEGFGIGRRRMLDLLAERARSLGVRVAYESEITPDRLPDADLVVAGDGINSALREHHADHFGSEIERGRNRYIWLGTTKVFDSFTFSFVETDHGWIWCYAYRFGDDRSTLVIECSPETWRGLGLDTAGETEGLATLEKLFASLLDGHGLIGRAQSDGAAQWLTFRTLTNRTWHRGNLVLLGDAAHTTHYSIGAGTTLALEDAICLARALRGHQDLETALTGYGRERRAELLSVQSAARHSARWYENLPRYIGLPPAQMFALLGQRHSPLLPYVPPQLYYRIDRAAGRLEALRRLKRWLGPRVARGVQARARR, encoded by the coding sequence GTGAAGATCGCGTGCGTCGGTGGCGGACCCGCAAGCCTGTACTTCTCGATCCTGATGAAGCTCCAGGACCCGTCCCATGACATCACCGTCCACGAGAGGAACCCGGCCGGATCGACCTACGGCTGGGGCGTGACCTACTGGGCGGGCCTGCTCGACAAACTGCGCGAGGGCGACCCGGCGTCCGCGCTCGCCGTCGGCGAGAACTCGGTGAGCTGGACGGACGGCGTCGCCCACGTCGGCACCCGCACGACCGTGGCCCCCGGGGACGAGGGGTTCGGCATCGGCCGCCGCCGGATGCTCGACCTGCTCGCCGAACGGGCCCGGTCCCTGGGGGTCCGCGTCGCCTACGAGAGCGAGATCACGCCCGACCGGCTGCCCGACGCCGACCTCGTCGTCGCCGGGGACGGCATCAACAGCGCTCTGCGCGAACATCACGCCGACCACTTCGGCAGCGAGATCGAGCGCGGCCGCAACCGCTACATCTGGCTCGGCACGACCAAGGTCTTCGACTCCTTCACCTTCTCCTTCGTGGAGACGGACCACGGCTGGATCTGGTGCTACGCCTACCGCTTCGGGGACGACCGGAGCACCCTGGTCATCGAGTGCTCCCCGGAGACCTGGAGGGGCCTCGGGCTCGACACCGCGGGCGAGACCGAGGGGCTCGCGACGCTGGAGAAGCTCTTCGCGAGCCTGCTGGACGGGCACGGGCTGATCGGCCGGGCGCAGTCCGACGGCGCCGCCCAGTGGCTCACGTTCCGCACCCTGACCAACCGGACCTGGCACCGGGGCAACCTCGTCCTGCTCGGCGACGCCGCCCACACCACCCACTACTCGATCGGCGCCGGCACCACCCTCGCCCTGGAGGACGCCATCTGCCTGGCGCGGGCGCTGCGTGGGCACCAGGACCTCGAAACCGCCCTGACCGGCTACGGACGAGAACGCAGGGCCGAGCTCCTGTCCGTGCAGAGCGCGGCCCGCCACAGCGCCCGGTGGTACGAGAACCTGCCCCGCTACATCGGGCTTCCGCCGGCGCAGATGTTCGCCCTGCTCGGACAGCGCCACTCGCCGCTGCTCCCGTACGTCCCGCCGCAGCTCTACTACCGCATCGACCGCGCCGCCGGCCGGCTGGAGGCGCTGCGCCGCCTCAAGCGCTGGCTCGGCCCCAGGGTCGCCCGCGGAGTACAGGCGCGCGCCCGGAGGTAG
- a CDS encoding tyrosinase cofactor, protein MPELTRRRALGAVGALAAAAGAQALTTSSASAAPNGPARASHSMDGHHHGGPESFDEVFKGRHIEGRPMTGGGHHHMGGYAVFVDGVELHVMSNADGSWISVVSHYAPVPTPRDAARAAVVELQGAPLVPFAAN, encoded by the coding sequence ATGCCGGAGCTCACTCGTCGCCGCGCTCTCGGAGCCGTCGGCGCGCTCGCCGCGGCCGCAGGTGCCCAGGCCCTCACCACGTCCTCCGCGTCCGCGGCACCGAACGGACCGGCCAGGGCGTCGCACTCCATGGACGGGCACCACCACGGCGGCCCGGAGTCCTTCGACGAGGTCTTCAAGGGGCGGCACATAGAAGGCCGCCCGATGACCGGCGGCGGTCACCATCACATGGGCGGATACGCGGTGTTCGTCGACGGCGTGGAGCTGCACGTGATGAGCAACGCCGACGGCAGCTGGATCAGCGTCGTCAGCCACTACGCGCCGGTGCCCACCCCCCGCGACGCGGCCCGCGCCGCCGTCGTGGAACTCCAGGGCGCACCGCTCGTGCCCTTCGCCGCCAACTGA
- a CDS encoding tyrosinase family protein translates to MTVRKNQANLTADEKRRFVDALLKLKRSGTYDTFVTTHNAFIVGDTDNGERTGHRSPSFLPWHRRFLLEFERALQSVDPSVALPYWDWSSDRTTRASLWAPDFLGGTGRSLDGRVMDGPFAASAGNWPINVRVDARTYLRRSLGTGVRELPTRAEVESVLAMSTYDMAPWNSASDGFRNHLEGWRGVNLHNRVHVWVGGQMSTGVSPNDPVFWLHHAFIDRLWAQWQRRHPDSGYLPLAGTPDVIDIGETMKPWNDTRPSDLLDHSKYYTFDTV, encoded by the coding sequence ATGACCGTACGCAAGAACCAGGCGAACCTGACCGCCGACGAGAAGCGGCGATTCGTCGACGCGCTGCTGAAGCTGAAGCGCAGCGGCACGTACGACACCTTCGTCACCACGCACAACGCCTTCATCGTCGGCGACACGGACAACGGCGAGCGGACGGGCCACCGTTCACCCTCGTTCCTGCCCTGGCACCGCAGATTCCTCCTGGAGTTCGAGCGGGCCCTCCAGTCCGTCGACCCCTCGGTGGCGCTGCCCTACTGGGACTGGAGCAGCGACCGCACCACGCGGGCGTCGCTGTGGGCGCCCGACTTCCTCGGCGGTACCGGACGCAGCCTGGACGGCCGGGTGATGGACGGCCCGTTCGCCGCCTCCGCGGGCAACTGGCCGATCAACGTCCGTGTGGACGCGCGCACTTACCTGCGCCGGTCGCTGGGCACCGGGGTCCGGGAACTGCCGACCCGCGCCGAGGTCGAGTCCGTGCTCGCCATGTCGACGTACGACATGGCGCCCTGGAACAGCGCCTCGGACGGCTTCCGCAACCACCTCGAAGGCTGGCGGGGTGTCAACCTCCACAACCGGGTGCACGTCTGGGTCGGCGGCCAGATGTCCACCGGCGTCTCCCCCAACGACCCGGTGTTCTGGCTCCACCACGCCTTCATCGACCGGCTCTGGGCCCAGTGGCAGCGGCGTCACCCCGACTCCGGCTATCTCCCGCTCGCGGGCACCCCGGACGTCATCGACATCGGCGAGACGATGAAGCCGTGGAACGACACACGTCCGTCCGATCTGCTCGACCACAGCAAGTACTACACGTTCGACACCGTCTGA
- a CDS encoding ribonuclease H — MIGAMPERVVAACDGASKGNPGPAGWAWVVADGDEAPTRWEAGPLGTATNNVAELTALERLLTAVAPEVPLEIRMDSQYAMKAVTTWLPGWKRKGWKTAAGKPVANQELVARIDELLTGRTVEFRYVPAHQVDGDRLNDFADRAASQAAVVQQAAGSDLGSPEPPASPDTPKSSGAARRRPAAGASRPGTSSRTIKAKFNGRCVCGRSYAAGEPIAKNAQGWGHPECRTEAQGGA, encoded by the coding sequence ATGATCGGGGCCATGCCTGAACGCGTTGTTGCCGCCTGTGACGGGGCTTCGAAGGGAAACCCGGGACCCGCTGGATGGGCCTGGGTCGTCGCCGACGGGGACGAGGCCCCCACCCGCTGGGAGGCCGGACCGCTGGGCACGGCGACCAACAACGTCGCCGAACTGACGGCGCTGGAACGCCTGTTGACGGCCGTCGCGCCCGAGGTGCCACTGGAGATCCGGATGGACTCCCAGTACGCGATGAAGGCCGTCACCACCTGGCTGCCGGGCTGGAAGCGCAAGGGCTGGAAGACGGCCGCGGGCAAGCCCGTCGCCAACCAGGAACTGGTGGCCCGGATCGACGAACTGCTCACCGGCCGCACGGTGGAGTTCCGCTACGTTCCCGCCCACCAGGTCGACGGCGACCGGCTGAACGACTTCGCCGACCGTGCCGCCAGCCAGGCCGCCGTGGTGCAGCAGGCCGCGGGCAGTGACCTCGGCTCCCCGGAGCCGCCCGCCTCCCCCGACACCCCGAAGTCCTCGGGCGCCGCGCGCCGCCGTCCCGCGGCCGGGGCGTCCCGGCCGGGCACGTCGAGCCGCACCATCAAGGCCAAGTTCAACGGCCGTTGTGTGTGCGGGCGTTCCTACGCCGCGGGCGAGCCCATCGCCAAGAACGCCCAGGGCTGGGGCCACCCGGAGTGCCGGACCGAGGCACAGGGCGGGGCCTGA
- a CDS encoding VOC family protein, whose product MAVQPEGTPCWADAMFSDVEGAKSFYGDVLGWTFGEASSEYGNYTQAYSGGKAVAAVVPPMPGQEGQSAWCLYFASPDAAATAEKIRSEGGEVLMEPMQVGDFGTMALARDPGGAVFGVWQAGVHEGFESIGDPGAYAWAEVFTREPEKSDAFFPAVFPFTAQQVQDDAVDFRVFNIGGNPVLGRMRMTDDFPPEVPSYVNVYFGVENCDDAVAKATARGAVLRFGPMDSPFGRFAALSDPQGASFSVIDMKTTQGEMPGMADVS is encoded by the coding sequence ATGGCCGTACAGCCTGAAGGAACGCCCTGCTGGGCGGACGCGATGTTCAGCGATGTCGAAGGGGCCAAGAGCTTCTACGGGGACGTGCTCGGCTGGACGTTCGGCGAGGCGTCCTCGGAGTACGGGAACTACACGCAGGCCTACTCCGGCGGCAAGGCGGTGGCCGCCGTGGTGCCGCCGATGCCGGGCCAGGAGGGCCAGTCCGCCTGGTGTCTGTACTTCGCCTCGCCCGACGCCGCCGCGACCGCCGAGAAGATCAGGAGCGAGGGCGGCGAGGTGCTGATGGAGCCGATGCAGGTGGGCGACTTCGGCACCATGGCGCTGGCCCGGGACCCCGGCGGGGCCGTCTTCGGCGTCTGGCAGGCGGGAGTCCACGAGGGCTTCGAGTCGATCGGCGACCCCGGAGCGTACGCCTGGGCCGAGGTGTTCACCCGCGAGCCGGAGAAGTCCGACGCCTTCTTCCCCGCCGTCTTCCCCTTCACCGCCCAGCAGGTGCAGGACGACGCCGTCGACTTCCGCGTCTTCAACATCGGCGGGAACCCGGTCCTCGGCCGGATGAGGATGACGGACGACTTCCCGCCCGAGGTGCCCTCGTACGTCAACGTCTACTTCGGCGTCGAGAACTGCGACGACGCGGTGGCCAAGGCGACGGCCCGGGGCGCGGTGCTGCGCTTCGGTCCGATGGACAGCCCGTTCGGCCGGTTCGCCGCGCTGAGCGACCCGCAGGGCGCGTCGTTCTCCGTGATCGACATGAAGACGACGCAGGGCGAGATGCCCGGCATGGCGGATGTGTCCTGA
- a CDS encoding zinc-binding alcohol dehydrogenase family protein, translated as MRAWEVVTPGPIEGEPLRLTDRPVPVPRPGELLVHVRACGVCRTDLHVAEGDLPVHRAHVTPGHEVVGVVAATGGAVSGFVPGDRVGVAWLRRTDGTCGYCLRGAENLCPASEYTGWDADGGYAEYTTVPAAFAHRLPEGVDDVALAPLLCAGIIGHRALRRAALPPGGRLGLYGFGGSDHLCAQLALAEGATVHVLTRDPAARRLALSLGAASARGAYDEPPEPLDGAILFAPVGDLVPVALRALDRGGVLAVAGIHLSDIPPLRYESDLFYEKELRSVTANTREDARDFLGLAARHGIRATTHAYPLERAPQALRDLKAGRFDGAAVLVNDRPPQD; from the coding sequence ATGCGGGCGTGGGAAGTGGTGACACCGGGGCCGATCGAGGGCGAGCCGCTGCGCCTCACCGACAGACCGGTGCCGGTGCCCCGGCCCGGTGAACTCCTGGTGCACGTCCGCGCCTGCGGGGTGTGCCGCACCGATCTGCACGTCGCCGAGGGGGACCTGCCCGTACACCGGGCGCACGTGACCCCCGGCCACGAGGTCGTCGGTGTGGTCGCGGCGACCGGCGGCGCGGTGAGCGGATTCGTGCCCGGCGACCGGGTCGGGGTCGCCTGGCTGCGCCGTACGGACGGCACCTGCGGGTATTGCCTGCGCGGGGCCGAGAACCTGTGTCCCGCGTCCGAGTACACCGGCTGGGACGCCGACGGCGGATACGCGGAGTACACGACCGTGCCCGCCGCCTTCGCCCACCGGCTGCCCGAGGGCGTGGACGACGTCGCCCTGGCACCCCTGCTGTGCGCGGGCATCATCGGCCACCGGGCGCTGCGCAGGGCCGCGCTGCCGCCGGGCGGCAGGCTCGGGCTGTACGGCTTCGGCGGCAGCGACCACCTGTGCGCGCAGCTCGCGCTCGCCGAGGGCGCCACCGTGCACGTGCTGACCCGTGATCCGGCCGCGCGCCGGCTGGCGCTCTCCCTGGGGGCCGCGTCCGCCCGCGGGGCGTACGACGAGCCGCCCGAACCGCTGGACGGCGCGATCCTGTTCGCGCCGGTCGGTGATCTCGTCCCGGTCGCCCTGCGGGCACTGGACCGGGGCGGTGTCCTGGCCGTCGCCGGCATCCATCTGAGCGACATTCCGCCGCTCCGCTACGAGAGCGACCTCTTCTACGAGAAGGAGCTGCGCAGCGTCACGGCCAACACACGGGAGGACGCCAGGGACTTTCTCGGACTGGCGGCCCGCCACGGCATCCGCGCCACGACCCACGCCTATCCGCTGGAGCGGGCGCCGCAGGCTCTGCGGGATCTCAAGGCGGGCCGCTTCGACGGGGCGGCGGTCCTGGTGAACGACCGCCCGCCCCAGGACTGA
- a CDS encoding GAF domain-containing SpoIIE family protein phosphatase, whose protein sequence is MPADVLEETAESIGTTLDETTTCQELAAFVCRRLCESAAVDLLPTDVTAARRSPDAEFTRAATAGRTLLLTPPDGPRPLSVRALDEGRPIAASIDLSARTPRQVAAVPLLAHGRRYGVLLAVRQGTPFTSTDLAVAQHAARLTAVHLGHARRHETLRGTVLDLQRALLAAPGRPHPNLDLATRYLPAGGGSLVGGDWFETVRLHFGRTLLVVGDVMGHGLDAAVDMTAYRSMLRYVASTDLPPHRVLRRLDTAVAEDGTRRPATCLLVRVDPARGTAVIAGAGHLPPVVFAGDGTGELLPLPVGPPLGTGLGGYQQVVRRLSPDDTLVMFTDGLVERRGEDIDESLARLAALRLPPGAGVDELLDEVLVKLDARHAEDDVAVLAARIRPRGDPA, encoded by the coding sequence GTGCCGGCGGACGTCCTGGAGGAGACCGCCGAGTCCATCGGCACGACCCTGGACGAGACCACGACCTGCCAGGAGCTCGCGGCGTTCGTGTGCCGGCGTCTGTGCGAGAGCGCCGCGGTGGACCTGCTGCCCACGGACGTGACGGCCGCCCGCCGCTCCCCGGACGCGGAGTTCACCCGAGCGGCAACGGCAGGGCGCACCCTGCTGCTCACCCCGCCGGACGGGCCGCGTCCCCTTTCCGTCCGGGCACTCGACGAGGGCCGTCCGATCGCCGCCTCGATCGACCTCTCCGCCCGGACGCCCCGCCAGGTCGCCGCCGTGCCCCTGCTCGCGCACGGACGCCGGTACGGGGTGCTCCTCGCCGTCCGGCAGGGAACGCCGTTCACGAGCACCGACCTGGCCGTCGCCCAGCACGCGGCGCGCCTCACGGCCGTGCACCTCGGGCACGCCCGACGGCACGAGACGCTGCGCGGCACGGTCCTGGACCTCCAGCGGGCGCTGCTCGCCGCGCCGGGCCGCCCGCATCCGAACCTGGACCTCGCCACCCGCTACCTTCCCGCGGGCGGCGGTTCCCTGGTGGGCGGGGACTGGTTCGAGACCGTGCGGCTGCACTTCGGGCGGACCCTGCTGGTCGTGGGCGACGTGATGGGCCACGGCCTCGACGCCGCCGTGGACATGACCGCGTACCGCTCGATGCTGCGCTACGTCGCCTCCACGGATCTCCCGCCGCACCGGGTGCTGCGCCGTCTGGACACCGCGGTGGCCGAGGACGGCACCCGGCGGCCGGCCACCTGTCTGCTCGTCCGTGTCGATCCGGCGCGCGGCACGGCGGTGATCGCCGGCGCGGGGCACCTGCCCCCCGTGGTGTTCGCCGGGGACGGCACGGGCGAACTGCTGCCCCTGCCGGTGGGGCCGCCACTGGGCACGGGGCTCGGCGGCTACCAGCAGGTGGTCCGCCGGCTCTCCCCCGACGACACGCTGGTGATGTTCACCGACGGGCTCGTCGAACGCCGCGGCGAGGACATCGACGAGTCGCTCGCACGGCTGGCCGCCCTGCGCCTGCCCCCGGGCGCCGGGGTCGACGAGCTGCTCGACGAGGTGCTCGTCAAGCTCGACGCCCGCCACGCCGAGGACGACGTCGCGGTGCTGGCGGCCAGGATCCGCCCGCGCGGCGATCCCGCCTGA
- a CDS encoding VOC family protein, with product MPADGFATCLWFDGQAEEAATYYVSMFKHSRLGRVGRYTEAGPGPAGSVLAVEFTANGQKFVAVNGGPQFTFDEAISFQIHCYGQEEVDHYWNKFIEDGGEAGPCGWLKDKYGLSWQVVPDGLIELLGDADTEKAARTAQAMYKMTKLDMAALERAHAGE from the coding sequence ATGCCCGCCGATGGATTCGCCACCTGCCTGTGGTTCGACGGCCAGGCCGAGGAGGCCGCCACCTACTACGTCTCGATGTTCAAGCACTCCCGGCTCGGCCGGGTCGGCCGCTACACCGAGGCCGGGCCCGGCCCCGCGGGTTCGGTCCTTGCCGTGGAGTTCACGGCCAACGGCCAGAAGTTCGTCGCGGTCAACGGGGGCCCGCAGTTCACCTTCGACGAGGCGATCTCGTTCCAGATCCACTGCTACGGCCAGGAAGAGGTGGACCACTACTGGAACAAGTTCATCGAGGACGGAGGCGAGGCGGGCCCCTGCGGCTGGCTGAAGGACAAGTACGGACTGTCCTGGCAGGTCGTACCGGACGGGCTCATCGAGCTGCTCGGTGACGCGGACACGGAGAAGGCCGCCCGTACGGCCCAGGCGATGTACAAGATGACGAAACTGGACATGGCGGCCCTGGAACGGGCGCACGCGGGGGAGTGA